From Methanomassiliicoccales archaeon LGM-RCC1, one genomic window encodes:
- the dnaG gene encoding DNA primase DnaG, producing the protein MNIDPNATKYMVKAKISADGVIDRPDVVGAIFGQTEGLLGDELDLRDLQKSGRIGRIEVETVTKGGKSEGIIYMSSSLDQVETVILASALETVDRVGPCKASVHVLGIEDVRVTKREKVVERAKELLNELMKQSEGSSTNLMNSVKQSVQVEEITTYGPDRCPAGPNVRDSEAIIIVEGRSDVLNLLKAGIKNAIAVEGTNIPKTVQELSKERVVTAFTDGDRGGELILRELFQVAEVDFVARAPRAHEVEELSSKQIIKCLRNKVPGDQYMEMNNLNFEERSFDELDNFEPESDYRSDRRDRKDRDNRRDRDERRDRKDRDNRRDRDERREERQKDRDERRKERFNNEALDKYRKKREERQEREERSYEAPEAEVTEPEVPQRYEESEEVKVSEEIVAEEPSEEEKPKKSTKRKKDAEDKPKKSTKRKKDEEPAEEPEPAEEPAEEEKPKETKTKEEKPAKARSLKGKKLITDKVLTAEQESYRDMLLELSTTHNAKVLDASNEVIRQVAVKSLVNSLKEDGDNVAAIVFDGVISQRIIDVSSEKGIKTVVGTRKGNISKMPADITIWTKEDLV; encoded by the coding sequence ATGAACATTGATCCTAATGCAACGAAATACATGGTCAAGGCTAAGATTAGCGCTGACGGAGTTATAGACAGGCCCGACGTCGTCGGAGCCATTTTTGGTCAAACCGAGGGACTCCTCGGTGACGAGCTTGACCTGAGAGACCTCCAGAAATCCGGAAGGATCGGAAGGATAGAGGTCGAGACAGTAACCAAGGGCGGAAAGTCCGAGGGAATCATCTACATGTCATCGAGCCTGGACCAGGTCGAGACCGTCATCCTCGCTTCAGCGTTGGAGACCGTCGACCGCGTAGGTCCCTGCAAGGCATCCGTCCACGTCCTCGGGATAGAGGATGTCCGTGTGACCAAGAGGGAGAAGGTAGTCGAGCGTGCAAAGGAGCTTCTCAACGAGCTCATGAAGCAGTCCGAGGGATCCAGCACCAACCTGATGAACAGCGTCAAGCAGAGCGTCCAGGTCGAGGAGATCACCACCTACGGACCTGACAGATGCCCTGCCGGACCCAACGTAAGGGACTCCGAGGCAATCATCATAGTGGAGGGAAGGTCGGATGTCCTCAATCTCCTCAAGGCAGGAATCAAGAACGCCATCGCAGTCGAGGGAACCAACATCCCCAAGACAGTCCAGGAACTCTCCAAGGAGAGGGTCGTCACAGCCTTCACAGACGGTGACAGAGGAGGAGAGCTCATCCTCAGGGAGCTCTTTCAGGTGGCAGAGGTCGACTTCGTCGCCCGTGCACCCCGCGCGCACGAGGTCGAGGAGCTGTCCTCCAAGCAGATCATCAAGTGTCTCCGCAACAAGGTCCCCGGCGACCAGTACATGGAGATGAACAACCTCAACTTCGAGGAGAGGTCTTTCGACGAGCTCGACAACTTCGAGCCCGAATCAGACTACAGGTCTGACAGGCGCGACAGGAAGGACCGCGACAACAGGCGCGACCGCGATGAGCGCCGTGACAGGAAGGACCGCGACAACAGGCGTGACCGTGACGAAAGGCGTGAGGAGCGCCAGAAGGACCGTGATGAGCGCCGCAAGGAGCGTTTCAACAACGAGGCCCTCGACAAGTACAGGAAGAAGCGCGAGGAGCGCCAGGAGCGCGAGGAGAGGTCATACGAGGCACCCGAGGCCGAAGTGACCGAGCCCGAGGTCCCCCAGAGGTACGAGGAGTCCGAGGAAGTCAAGGTCTCCGAGGAGATCGTCGCAGAGGAGCCCTCCGAGGAGGAGAAGCCCAAGAAGTCCACCAAGAGGAAGAAGGACGCCGAGGACAAGCCCAAGAAGTCCACCAAGAGGAAGAAGGACGAGGAGCCCGCAGAGGAGCCCGAGCCCGCCGAGGAACCCGCTGAGGAGGAGAAGCCCAAAGAGACCAAGACCAAGGAGGAGAAACCCGCCAAGGCAAGGTCGCTGAAGGGAAAGAAGCTCATCACCGACAAGGTCCTCACTGCAGAGCAGGAATCCTACCGCGACATGCTCCTGGAGCTCTCCACGACCCACAACGCCAAGGTCCTGGATGCCTCGAACGAAGTCATCAGGCAGGTCGCCGTAAAGAGCCTCGTCAACTCCCTGAAGGAGGATGGGGACAACGTCGCTGCCATCGTCTTCGACGGAGTCATCTCCCAGAGGATCATCGATGTCTCTTCCGAGAAGGGAATCAAGACCGTCGTCGGAACCCGCAAGGGAAACATCTCCAAGATGCCTGCCGACATAACCATCTGGACTAAGGAAGACCTCGTCTGA
- a CDS encoding AAA family ATPase: MAKQKHVETWEDVQELKSTAEIQIPKDPLDRVLGQEEAIELAKIAAKQRRHLLLVGPPGTGKSMIARALSMNLPAPKQEVRVVKNPENPERPLLSVLDAKEVLKEEDIKAASIGILLTPEEAPANVAEHLGYKCKNCGGYSLPTDTVCPHCNQSKLDSTANKSNPFQDILSNLSGMLDVPMQEITAGKEKVTTRDRNDEQVIFERAGDKIRKLDQAALEKRAELQSTSNEKVLVKLRRNPFVLATGASETELLGDVRHDPYGGHEKLGSPAYERIVAGSIHEAHEGVLFIDEISHLKELQRYILTAMQDKVFPITGRNPQSAGASVKVDNVPCDFILVAACNIQDLENILSPLRSRIIGNGYEVLVDIAMPDNSHNRARYAQFVAQEIQLDGHIPHASIEAVEKIIAEGKRRAKLDNQNNALTLRLRELGGLIRSAGDIAVLEGAKLITGEHIDRALRRSRSVEEQIKDRYGSYNKGLSKDVSSAQKERSSYYFETEHLDDSMFS, from the coding sequence ATGGCCAAGCAGAAGCATGTTGAAACCTGGGAAGACGTCCAGGAACTGAAATCGACAGCCGAGATCCAGATTCCCAAGGATCCTCTCGACAGGGTCCTCGGTCAGGAGGAGGCCATCGAGCTTGCCAAGATCGCCGCCAAACAGCGCAGGCATCTGCTGCTCGTCGGTCCCCCGGGAACCGGTAAGTCGATGATCGCCCGTGCGCTCTCCATGAACCTCCCTGCCCCAAAGCAGGAGGTCCGCGTGGTCAAGAACCCGGAGAACCCCGAGCGTCCCCTGCTGTCGGTGCTCGACGCCAAAGAGGTCCTCAAGGAGGAGGACATCAAGGCAGCATCCATAGGCATCCTGCTCACACCCGAGGAGGCTCCGGCCAATGTCGCTGAGCACCTCGGATACAAGTGCAAGAACTGCGGAGGATACTCCCTCCCTACGGACACGGTCTGCCCTCACTGCAACCAGTCCAAGCTGGATTCCACAGCGAACAAGAGCAATCCGTTCCAGGACATCCTCAGCAACCTCAGCGGCATGCTGGATGTCCCCATGCAGGAGATCACCGCAGGAAAGGAGAAGGTCACCACACGCGACAGGAACGACGAACAGGTCATCTTCGAGCGTGCCGGAGACAAGATCCGCAAGCTGGACCAGGCCGCTCTCGAGAAGAGGGCCGAGCTCCAGAGCACCAGCAATGAGAAGGTTCTGGTGAAGCTCAGGAGGAACCCGTTCGTCCTGGCGACAGGAGCATCCGAGACGGAGCTTCTGGGAGATGTCCGTCACGACCCCTACGGAGGGCACGAGAAGCTCGGGTCCCCCGCATACGAGAGGATCGTCGCGGGATCCATCCACGAGGCACACGAGGGAGTCCTATTCATCGATGAGATATCCCATCTGAAGGAGCTCCAGAGATACATCCTGACCGCCATGCAGGACAAGGTGTTCCCCATCACTGGAAGGAACCCCCAGTCCGCCGGAGCAAGCGTCAAGGTGGACAACGTCCCCTGCGACTTCATCCTGGTGGCCGCTTGTAACATACAGGATCTTGAGAACATCCTCTCTCCGCTCAGGTCGAGGATCATCGGAAACGGTTACGAGGTACTTGTCGACATCGCCATGCCTGACAATTCCCACAACCGCGCCAGGTACGCCCAGTTCGTAGCCCAGGAGATTCAGCTCGACGGGCACATACCTCATGCTTCGATCGAGGCTGTCGAGAAGATCATCGCCGAAGGAAAGAGGCGTGCGAAGCTGGACAACCAGAACAACGCCCTGACCCTCAGGCTGAGGGAGCTCGGAGGACTCATAAGATCCGCCGGGGACATCGCGGTCCTGGAAGGCGCCAAGCTGATCACCGGCGAGCACATCGACAGGGCCCTCAGGAGATCCCGCAGCGTCGAGGAGCAGATCAAGGACCGCTACGGATCCTACAACAAAGGTCTCTCCAAGGATGTCTCTTCCGCTCAGAAGGAGCGCTCCAGCTACTACTTCGAGACAGAGCACTTGGACGACTCCATGTTCTCTTGA
- a CDS encoding N-acetyltransferase, with protein sequence MIIYRAMKAEDSIRIYALFNSNLDGSFSLDVIEYFFLCWPEGQIVAEDIFGNIVGAICGTRVKPGRASIALYAVDSKYRGQGIGTKLLDNYRTRCYMEGFSEVQLEVRVTNGRAIDFYKRQGFAIEETLPSLYAPGEDGYRMVLKLSRINHVSS encoded by the coding sequence TTGATTATCTATAGGGCCATGAAGGCTGAGGATTCCATCAGGATCTACGCCCTTTTCAACAGCAATCTGGACGGCTCCTTCTCCCTGGACGTGATTGAGTACTTCTTCCTCTGCTGGCCCGAGGGACAGATCGTGGCTGAGGATATCTTCGGCAACATTGTTGGCGCCATATGCGGGACCAGGGTAAAACCGGGAAGAGCCTCCATAGCGCTCTATGCCGTGGATTCCAAGTACAGAGGACAGGGAATAGGGACCAAGCTCCTGGACAATTACCGCACCAGGTGCTATATGGAAGGTTTCTCAGAGGTTCAGCTGGAGGTCCGTGTGACGAACGGCAGGGCCATAGATTTCTACAAAAGACAGGGATTCGCCATCGAGGAGACTCTGCCTTCGCTCTATGCCCCAGGAGAGGACGGTTACAGGATGGTCCTGAAGCTCTCAAGAATCAATCACGTTTCATCGTGA
- a CDS encoding phospholipase D-like domain-containing protein, translated as MRSVLAVSLLFLVCAFVPLASEYDAANTGIVLYEVNIFNEDEGVSLHNYSSYDIDLKDFCITDNPQKSSSEGSIGFSQSLIIHSGETLTFVKDKSADSGFPGRHTTYRNGESGVTISNNFALNNSKDDVYLFYGNNIIDAFFYGDVEITDKNLWSGDTFTPKKNSFAVRVSAEGESASCWTNYRIGQTNLQFDPELQIDATVHPFLFPESGGIPIYNALEDAKKSVCLTMYQLSCDNVYALLQKLSLKGVDVTVLLEESQGYTTQSPSPAKSLVDAGCTVKLIGGVSGDRYNLVHAKYCIIDGTRVIVTSENWTWGNLNMEVMTDPMEGQGNRGWGVLIDSPSYASYMMDVFENDINGEYGDVIDFSDTAPYAKAKTLTYTAPTKKVQLPSYRCKVTPILSPDNAQQAQIYYISNSTYRVYSQQQSLDNDFLSRTDNPYSAMVSKDSGGVDCKLILSNNVDSRTVASVQVSSGISCIVMDTPYVHNKGIVCDDTVLVGSINWTYNSLENNREVMVAIDSKEVSGFFAGAFIDDFETNDRSSGLTLSFTEFSSHYSSPGKITITVAVKQPGNYTYRWNLDGAVSDSSIPRKVLEVSSGRHVLGVIATDSIGNRGFIYAEFTVDEDSSDSVESILPYAAPVAFVLLAIMIAAIKIFRGRSA; from the coding sequence ATGAGGTCAGTGCTGGCTGTATCGCTGCTGTTTCTGGTTTGCGCATTCGTGCCGCTGGCCTCGGAATATGATGCTGCGAACACAGGCATTGTTCTCTACGAGGTCAATATCTTCAACGAAGACGAGGGAGTTTCGCTGCACAACTACAGCTCGTACGACATAGATCTGAAGGATTTCTGCATCACCGACAATCCTCAGAAGAGCTCGTCCGAAGGCTCCATAGGCTTCTCACAATCTCTGATAATCCATTCGGGAGAGACACTTACCTTCGTGAAGGATAAGTCCGCGGATTCGGGCTTTCCGGGACGCCATACTACCTACAGGAACGGCGAGTCCGGAGTAACCATATCGAACAACTTCGCATTGAACAACTCCAAGGACGATGTCTACCTGTTCTACGGGAACAACATAATCGACGCCTTCTTCTACGGTGACGTCGAGATCACGGACAAGAACTTGTGGTCCGGGGACACGTTCACCCCTAAGAAGAACAGTTTCGCAGTGAGGGTGTCCGCGGAAGGGGAGTCTGCATCCTGCTGGACCAACTACAGGATCGGACAGACTAATCTCCAATTCGACCCGGAACTCCAGATCGATGCCACTGTGCATCCGTTCCTGTTCCCCGAATCCGGCGGAATACCTATCTATAACGCCCTAGAGGACGCGAAGAAGTCCGTTTGCCTTACGATGTATCAACTATCCTGCGACAACGTCTATGCGCTGTTGCAGAAGCTTTCCTTGAAAGGCGTAGATGTCACCGTCCTGCTGGAGGAATCGCAGGGCTACACAACACAATCCCCTTCACCGGCAAAATCGCTTGTCGATGCGGGATGCACCGTGAAGCTCATAGGCGGCGTATCAGGCGACAGATACAACCTTGTCCATGCGAAGTACTGCATCATCGACGGCACCAGGGTGATCGTCACATCCGAGAACTGGACCTGGGGCAATTTGAACATGGAGGTGATGACCGATCCTATGGAAGGTCAGGGGAACCGCGGCTGGGGAGTCCTGATCGACAGCCCGTCCTATGCGTCATACATGATGGACGTCTTCGAGAATGACATCAACGGTGAATACGGAGATGTCATCGATTTCAGCGATACTGCCCCCTATGCGAAGGCGAAGACACTGACCTATACTGCTCCGACGAAGAAAGTGCAGCTGCCCAGCTACAGATGCAAGGTCACCCCCATACTCTCCCCGGACAACGCTCAGCAGGCCCAGATCTACTACATTTCCAACTCCACTTACAGAGTCTATTCACAGCAACAGAGTCTCGACAATGATTTCCTCAGCAGAACGGACAACCCCTATTCGGCGATGGTCTCAAAGGATTCCGGTGGCGTTGATTGCAAGCTGATCCTCAGCAATAATGTGGACAGCAGAACAGTCGCATCGGTCCAAGTGTCCAGCGGGATCAGCTGCATAGTTATGGACACTCCATACGTGCATAACAAAGGGATCGTCTGCGATGATACCGTTCTCGTGGGATCCATAAACTGGACCTATAATTCCCTGGAGAACAACAGAGAGGTCATGGTCGCCATCGATTCCAAGGAGGTCTCCGGATTCTTCGCGGGCGCATTCATAGACGATTTCGAGACGAACGACAGGTCCTCCGGGCTCACACTGTCCTTCACGGAATTCTCCAGTCACTATAGCTCCCCGGGGAAGATCACTATCACCGTGGCGGTCAAGCAACCTGGAAACTACACCTATAGATGGAACCTTGATGGGGCCGTCTCCGATTCATCGATCCCTCGCAAGGTTCTAGAGGTATCCTCAGGCAGACATGTCCTGGGTGTTATTGCGACCGACTCTATAGGGAACAGAGGATTCATTTATGCAGAATTCACCGTTGATGAGGATTCGTCTGATTCCGTGGAATCGATCCTCCCGTATGCCGCACCTGTGGCGTTTGTGCTTCTAGCCATAATGATCGCAGCGATCAAGATATTCAGGGGGCGTTCCGCTTGA
- the tpiA gene encoding triose-phosphate isomerase: protein MKSNPAVIVNFKMYSEVEGVKALELAEICAKVAEETGANLVVCPPMVELSYVADQVEIPVYSQNVDPRKPGSGTGFTTPSLVKSAGASGTLINHSEHKQPASDVGSCVQLCKDLDLVTCVCADTVDVAKDLAQFSPDYIAVEPPELIGGDISVTTANPGIVSGTVEAVKSVDKKIKVLCGAGVKNGGDVKTAVDLGAEGVLLASGVVKAADPEAVIRDLIRNI from the coding sequence ATGAAATCGAATCCAGCGGTCATCGTCAACTTCAAGATGTACTCCGAGGTCGAGGGAGTAAAGGCCCTCGAACTGGCGGAAATCTGCGCCAAGGTTGCCGAGGAGACCGGAGCGAACCTGGTGGTTTGCCCTCCCATGGTGGAGCTGTCCTACGTAGCGGACCAGGTAGAGATACCCGTCTACTCGCAGAACGTGGACCCCCGCAAGCCCGGTTCCGGAACTGGATTCACCACACCGTCGCTGGTCAAATCAGCGGGTGCCTCAGGCACCCTGATAAACCATTCGGAGCACAAGCAGCCCGCGTCCGACGTGGGCTCTTGTGTCCAATTATGCAAGGATCTGGACCTTGTCACCTGCGTCTGCGCGGACACCGTTGACGTCGCGAAGGATCTCGCCCAATTCTCACCTGATTACATCGCAGTTGAGCCTCCTGAGCTGATAGGAGGGGACATATCCGTCACCACCGCCAACCCCGGCATCGTCTCCGGTACCGTGGAAGCGGTGAAATCCGTCGACAAGAAGATCAAGGTCCTGTGCGGGGCCGGTGTCAAGAACGGAGGGGATGTGAAGACCGCTGTTGACTTGGGTGCGGAGGGAGTTCTGCTTGCATCAGGCGTAGTCAAAGCTGCGGATCCTGAAGCTGTCATCAGAGACCTGATCCGCAACATCTGA
- a CDS encoding fructose-1,6-bisphosphatase, with amino-acid sequence MSAEKVTVSIIKADVGSVVGHARPHPSMLDAAKNVLKDAQKAGTIEDFYVTRVGDDINLYMTHYKGENNKDVHGAAWECFQQATKIAKKMKLYAAGQDILTDAFSGNVKGAGPGSAEMTFEERGSEPLLFFMADKTEPSAYTLPLTRIFMDPFTTTGLVIDKRAKQGFDFEIQDVMANKKVVMSAPEESWSILSLLGDTSRYAIKRINSRAGIGPAAVVSTDKLNMTAGRYVGKDDPVCICRCQSGLPSVGEYTQPFLNNTMLVAGWMRGSHIGAFYPCSPEDSDPTYYDGPPRVCCLGFQLNNGKLQGLEPYGAKNGEHMPVDFFGTSTFDEARRNAIRASKFMRSQGPFVPSILGAEEMEYTSRPDVLKELTSRFVSLDEKPKKKAAASKKAPAKKKKVEVE; translated from the coding sequence ATGTCTGCAGAAAAAGTCACAGTTTCTATCATCAAGGCAGATGTGGGATCCGTCGTCGGACACGCCAGGCCCCACCCCTCGATGCTCGATGCTGCAAAGAACGTCCTAAAGGACGCTCAGAAAGCAGGAACCATAGAGGATTTCTACGTCACCCGTGTCGGGGACGACATCAACCTCTACATGACACACTACAAGGGAGAGAACAACAAGGACGTCCACGGTGCCGCCTGGGAGTGCTTCCAGCAGGCCACCAAGATCGCCAAGAAGATGAAGCTCTACGCTGCCGGACAGGACATCCTCACGGATGCATTCTCCGGAAACGTCAAGGGAGCCGGCCCCGGTTCCGCAGAGATGACGTTCGAGGAGAGGGGATCCGAGCCTCTGCTGTTCTTCATGGCCGACAAGACCGAGCCTTCCGCATACACACTTCCCCTCACAAGGATCTTCATGGACCCCTTCACGACCACCGGACTGGTCATCGACAAGAGGGCCAAGCAGGGATTCGACTTCGAGATCCAGGACGTCATGGCCAACAAGAAGGTCGTCATGTCCGCCCCCGAGGAGTCCTGGAGCATCCTGTCCCTTCTCGGAGACACCTCCAGGTACGCCATCAAGAGGATCAACTCCAGGGCAGGAATCGGACCCGCAGCCGTCGTTTCCACCGACAAGCTCAACATGACAGCCGGAAGGTACGTTGGAAAGGACGACCCCGTCTGCATCTGCAGATGCCAGAGCGGTCTGCCCTCCGTTGGAGAGTACACCCAGCCCTTCCTCAACAACACCATGCTCGTTGCAGGATGGATGAGGGGATCGCACATCGGAGCGTTCTACCCCTGCTCACCCGAGGACTCTGACCCCACATACTACGACGGTCCACCAAGAGTGTGCTGTCTCGGATTCCAGCTCAACAACGGAAAGCTCCAGGGACTCGAGCCCTACGGAGCCAAGAACGGAGAGCACATGCCCGTCGACTTCTTCGGAACCTCCACCTTCGATGAGGCCCGCAGGAACGCCATCAGGGCAAGCAAGTTCATGAGGTCTCAGGGACCCTTCGTCCCGTCGATCCTCGGAGCAGAAGAGATGGAATACACCTCCAGGCCCGATGTCCTCAAGGAGCTCACCAGCAGGTTCGTCTCCCTCGACGAGAAGCCCAAGAAGAAGGCAGCCGCTTCCAAGAAGGCTCCCGCAAAGAAGAAGAAAGTGGAAGTCGAGTGA
- the gpmA gene encoding 2,3-diphosphoglycerate-dependent phosphoglycerate mutase, with translation MTGNMTLVLLRHGESEWNKQNLFTGWTDVDLSDTGKAEARSAGKLMRAEGFDFDVCYTSYLKRAIHTLNLALEEMDREWLPVIKSWKLNERHYGALQGLNKAETAEKYGEDQVKKWRRSYDIPPPTLAEDDDRNPALQDPYRGVPKDSLPLTESLKDTVARAVPFFNDVIRPRMLAGDRIIIAAHGNSLRALVKYFEDISDEDIVGVNIPTGVPLVYEFDREFKVISKRYLGDQDAVNAKMDAVANQAKKK, from the coding sequence ATGACAGGAAACATGACCTTGGTGCTGCTCCGCCACGGAGAGAGCGAATGGAACAAGCAGAATCTCTTCACCGGTTGGACCGATGTGGACTTATCGGACACAGGCAAAGCGGAAGCCAGATCTGCCGGTAAGCTCATGAGGGCGGAAGGATTCGACTTCGATGTCTGCTATACATCCTACCTCAAGCGCGCCATCCACACACTCAACCTCGCATTGGAGGAGATGGACCGCGAATGGCTGCCTGTCATCAAGTCCTGGAAGCTCAACGAGAGGCATTACGGAGCGCTCCAGGGACTCAACAAGGCCGAGACCGCCGAGAAGTACGGCGAGGATCAGGTCAAGAAATGGCGCAGATCCTACGACATCCCTCCGCCGACACTCGCCGAGGATGATGACAGGAACCCTGCGCTGCAGGATCCATACAGAGGGGTTCCCAAGGATTCTCTCCCGCTCACAGAGAGCCTCAAGGACACCGTCGCAAGGGCAGTTCCCTTCTTCAACGATGTTATAAGACCCAGGATGCTCGCAGGAGACAGGATTATCATCGCTGCGCACGGCAATTCCCTCCGTGCCCTCGTCAAGTACTTCGAGGACATCTCCGACGAGGACATCGTGGGAGTGAACATCCCTACCGGAGTTCCGTTGGTGTACGAGTTCGACAGGGAATTCAAGGTCATATCCAAGAGATATCTGGGAGACCAGGATGCGGTGAACGCCAAGATGGACGCGGTTGCTAACCAGGCCAAGAAGAAGTGA
- the aspS gene encoding aspartate--tRNA(Asn) ligase, producing the protein MTAFKDSSNIAVGDGEVTISGWVQDIRNMGGIAFLQLRDRYGVIQVTMPKKKIDPELFDKLTSLSRESVVSIVGEVKESNQTALGLEVIPSAYTMHSEAGVPLPMGVIDKVNVEMDTRLNNRFMDLRKPEIKAIFELKSMMVALIEEAVRENGFTQVYTPKISAAGAEGGAELFKIKYFDKDAFLSQSPQLYKQVLMSTGLDRVFEIAPAFRAEQSNTNRHVTEFISFDGEMSWIQSMDDVTDMIEVIIDHVITGLKEKGAKQLKLIGKDIVVPSRPYPKLTYSECLKIVNDGGLPLKNGDDLGTEGEKIVGEYMAKQGKEMYFIVEYPEEAKPFYIMEKDGTEFSFAFDLDYKGQEISSGGQREHRYDRLVARMEKKGLNPDDFGFYLDAFRYGMPPHGGWGIGIERLLVKMLDLPNIREAILFPRDPSRLSP; encoded by the coding sequence ATGACAGCTTTCAAGGATTCCAGCAACATCGCGGTCGGTGACGGAGAGGTCACCATCAGCGGATGGGTTCAGGACATCAGGAACATGGGAGGAATCGCCTTCCTCCAGCTCCGCGACAGATACGGAGTCATCCAGGTCACAATGCCAAAGAAGAAGATCGACCCCGAGCTCTTCGACAAGCTCACATCCCTGTCCAGGGAATCCGTAGTCTCCATCGTCGGAGAGGTCAAGGAGAGCAACCAGACCGCTCTGGGCCTGGAGGTCATCCCATCGGCATACACGATGCACAGCGAGGCCGGAGTCCCTCTGCCCATGGGAGTCATCGACAAGGTCAACGTAGAGATGGACACCCGTCTAAACAACAGGTTCATGGACCTGAGGAAGCCCGAGATCAAGGCCATATTCGAGCTGAAGTCCATGATGGTCGCTCTCATCGAGGAGGCCGTCCGCGAGAACGGTTTCACACAGGTCTACACCCCCAAGATCTCCGCCGCAGGTGCGGAGGGAGGAGCCGAGCTGTTCAAGATCAAGTACTTCGACAAGGACGCGTTCCTCTCCCAGTCCCCCCAGCTCTACAAGCAGGTGCTCATGTCCACCGGACTGGACAGGGTGTTCGAGATCGCCCCCGCATTCCGCGCGGAACAGTCCAACACCAACCGTCACGTCACCGAGTTCATCTCCTTCGACGGAGAGATGTCCTGGATCCAGAGCATGGACGACGTCACCGACATGATCGAGGTCATCATCGACCACGTAATCACCGGGCTCAAGGAGAAAGGCGCTAAGCAGCTGAAGCTCATCGGAAAGGACATCGTGGTCCCTTCCCGCCCCTACCCCAAGCTCACGTACAGCGAGTGCCTCAAGATCGTCAACGACGGAGGGCTCCCGCTGAAGAACGGCGACGACCTCGGAACCGAGGGAGAGAAGATCGTCGGAGAGTACATGGCCAAGCAGGGCAAAGAGATGTACTTCATCGTCGAGTACCCCGAGGAGGCCAAACCCTTCTACATCATGGAGAAGGACGGCACCGAGTTCTCCTTCGCATTCGACCTGGACTACAAGGGCCAGGAGATCTCATCCGGAGGACAGAGGGAGCACAGGTACGACAGGCTCGTCGCAAGGATGGAGAAGAAGGGGCTCAACCCCGACGACTTCGGATTCTACCTCGACGCCTTCAGATACGGAATGCCCCCGCACGGCGGATGGGGAATCGGTATCGAGAGGCTGCTCGTCAAGATGCTGGACCTCCCGAACATCAGGGAAGCCATCCTCTTCCCCAGGGATCCCAGCAGACTGTCGCCTTGA
- a CDS encoding Holliday junction resolvase, which translates to MAAPGEPYERELKGLLSGDEKIINKMINTCSASETDAYKSMLVNPFLVTRAAGSLGIDLVAMRWDFSFPIEVKSSADDVLHFSKNARLIEQANDMLADCTQSHLVPIYAYRLKAFRGDPWRIFTIPTDHVFKGRNAILYRRIPKFESSANGNFIMRWENGMKLSDLISYVGMSDYSSDE; encoded by the coding sequence ATGGCAGCACCGGGCGAGCCTTACGAGAGGGAATTGAAGGGACTCCTTTCAGGAGACGAGAAGATCATAAACAAGATGATCAATACATGCAGCGCTTCCGAGACGGATGCGTACAAGAGCATGCTGGTGAATCCGTTCCTGGTCACACGTGCCGCAGGTTCTTTAGGTATCGATCTGGTCGCCATGAGATGGGATTTCTCTTTCCCCATAGAGGTGAAGAGCTCCGCCGACGACGTTCTCCATTTCAGCAAGAATGCCCGTCTCATCGAGCAGGCCAACGATATGCTGGCGGACTGCACACAGTCGCATCTGGTCCCCATCTACGCATACAGGCTCAAGGCATTCAGGGGCGACCCTTGGAGGATCTTCACCATCCCGACCGACCACGTTTTCAAGGGAAGGAACGCCATCCTCTACAGGAGGATACCCAAGTTCGAATCATCTGCGAACGGGAACTTCATCATGCGCTGGGAGAACGGGATGAAGCTATCGGACCTCATAAGCTATGTCGGAATGTCCGATTATTCTTCAGATGAATGA